Genomic window (Paraburkholderia phenazinium):
ACGCCTGGCCGCACGGGGACGCTGTTGTTGCCGCTCGTGTCGCTCGCGTGGCCCGTGCCGCCGGTGCCGCCCGACGACGATGCGTCGTCCATCAGCCAATGCGCCTCGCTCGCGCTCAAACCCTGCACGTCGCCCGTGGCCAGCGCGCGCAGAGCCAACGCGATCTCCGACGTATCGGCTCCCTTCGCCGCAGCCTTGCGATGCCAGCTCAGCGCGACCCCATCGTCATGCGGCACGCCGGCGCCCATTTCGTAGAGCCGCGCGATGTCGCTGGCGGCCCAGCTCTCGCCACCGGCCGCGGCTTTCTCGAACCACGCGCGGCTCGCCGTCGCATCCGCCGCGACGCCGCGTCCGGACAGATAGGCCGCGCCCACCATCTCCTTGCCTTCCGGACCGCCGTTTGCCGCACGGCTCGCCCATTCGAACGCCTCGCGCTCATCGCGCTCGCCACCGAGTCCGGTGAGCAGATGCCACGCGAGCGAACCCTGCGCCGAGACGTCGCCTTGCTCCGCGGCCTTGCGGAACCAGTACACGGCCGCGCCGTAGTCGACGGGAACACCGTTGCCCAGATCGTAGGCGTCGCCCAGCATGGACTCGTAGCGGGCTTCGCCATGGCTCGCGAGACGCCACATCCAGTAAGCGCGGGCACTGGCGTCCACGCCCGCCAGATGTCGGTCCAACACCAGAATGCGCGTGGCCGGGAGATCGCCGTTGCGCGCGGCGGCGGAACACCAGCGCGTCGCCGTCGAGACGTCGCGCGGCACATCGACGCCATCCAGATACACCCCGCACAGGGCCGCTTGCGACACCGACTGGTTCGCTTGCGCGCCGCGCGTGAACCAGTCGAGCGCCACGCTGCGATCGGGCGTCACGCCCTGACCGTTCCAGTAGAGACGGCCCAACGCGAGGTAGGCCGGAGCGTAGTGCTGCGCGGCCGACTTCTGCATCCACGCCACGCCGGCACTAACGTCTCCCGCCTGCTTGCGATCGACCAGATGACCGCCGAACAGAAGCTGCGCCTGTGGGTCGCCGGCTTGCGCCGCCGCGCCGAGATACTGCTCGCCGAGCGCGACATCGCGCGGCACGTTGACGCCGGTCAGATACTCCCAGCCGACGGCGCGCGCGGCATCGACGCTTCCCAAATCCGCCGCCTTGCGATACCAGGCGACGGCCTCACGTTTATCCGCCGCCACACCATCGCCTTTGAACAGCAGCGAGCCGACCATCACGCTCGCCTCGCGGTTACCGCGCTCGGCGCCGACGCGCGCGAGCCGGTAGGCGGCGGCGTAATCGCGCGGTGTGCCTGTGCCGCTGTACGCGAAAGAAGCAAGATTGAAATCGGCCACCGCCAGTCCCTGCGCGGCCGCTTTCTCGTACCAGGTTTTTGCTTCGACGAGGTTCTGCGGCTCGCCCTCGCCATGCTGCAGCATCGTGCCGAGATCGTTCTGCGCCTCGGCCACGCCGGCGTCCGCCGCCCCGCGCATCCAGCCGATCGCCGCCGCCGGATCCTTCGGACCGCCACGGCCGTTGCGATACTCGAACGCGAGACCGAACTGCGCGTGCGGATCGCCTTCGAGCGCGGCCTTGCGATACCAGGCGCGGGCAGTCGCATCGTTGCGCGCCACGCCGATGCCGTTCGCGTACAGGTCGCCGAGCCGACGCTGCGCGTAGGTCACGTCACTGTGCGCGGCGCTCGACATCAGCGCGAAACCCCGTTTCGGGTCGCGCGGCAGTCCCGTGCCGCTCAGGTAGAGATCGCCCAGCAGGGCCTGCGCGTCGACGTGATGCTGGGCCGCCGCGGCGCTCACCCACGCGCTGCCCTTCGTCACGTCTTGCGCGACGCCGTTGCCTTGCAGCAAGGCGAGTCCGAGCATGAACTCGCCATCCGCGTCGCCGCCCACCGCGCTGCGCGTGAACCATACGACCGCGCCCGCGGCGTCGCGCGGCACGCCCTGGCCATTCATCATCAGACGGCCGGCGTTGGCCGCGCCGTGCGGGTCGCCGTGCTCCGCGGCGCGTGCGAACAGGGCGTAGGCCGCGACGTTATCGACCGGTGCGCCTTCGCCGCTGTAGTTCATCAAACCGAGGGTGTCTGCCGCAAAACCGTCGCTGCCGTCCGCCGCGAGCGCAAGCCAGCGACGCGCCGTCGCGTAGTCCTGCGGCACCCGCAGACCCTGCCGGTAGAGCGTGCCGAGCAACCGCCCTGCGACGCCGGAGCCGTCGCGCGCGGCGTCTTCAAGCAGCGCGAGGCCGCGCTCGGTGTCGGGCCGCGTAGCCACG
Coding sequences:
- a CDS encoding SEL1-like repeat protein codes for the protein MNHTIGRSRGLALRRPVLHRLYVCLMVALPALSALDAGAMPAASTVGTSASASPATWLLSQTPGTPSITTRAPLAAFSDPTTPCALSSTYAAWAVSPLAKPAQLLATCAAEAATGRLDARALYAQMILFGVATRPDTERGLALLEDAARDGSGVAGRLLGTLYRQGLRVPQDYATARRWLALAADGSDGFAADTLGLMNYSGEGAPVDNVAAYALFARAAEHGDPHGAANAGRLMMNGQGVPRDAAGAVVWFTRSAVGGDADGEFMLGLALLQGNGVAQDVTKGSAWVSAAAAQHHVDAQALLGDLYLSGTGLPRDPKRGFALMSSAAHSDVTYAQRRLGDLYANGIGVARNDATARAWYRKAALEGDPHAQFGLAFEYRNGRGGPKDPAAAIGWMRGAADAGVAEAQNDLGTMLQHGEGEPQNLVEAKTWYEKAAAQGLAVADFNLASFAYSGTGTPRDYAAAYRLARVGAERGNREASVMVGSLLFKGDGVAADKREAVAWYRKAADLGSVDAARAVGWEYLTGVNVPRDVALGEQYLGAAAQAGDPQAQLLFGGHLVDRKQAGDVSAGVAWMQKSAAQHYAPAYLALGRLYWNGQGVTPDRSVALDWFTRGAQANQSVSQAALCGVYLDGVDVPRDVSTATRWCSAAARNGDLPATRILVLDRHLAGVDASARAYWMWRLASHGEARYESMLGDAYDLGNGVPVDYGAAVYWFRKAAEQGDVSAQGSLAWHLLTGLGGERDEREAFEWASRAANGGPEGKEMVGAAYLSGRGVAADATASRAWFEKAAAGGESWAASDIARLYEMGAGVPHDDGVALSWHRKAAAKGADTSEIALALRALATGDVQGLSASEAHWLMDDASSSGGTGGTGHASDTSGNNSVPVRPGVGAEAEWAALSCLNQALLGDAMMQYELGVRYLTGEGMTLDRALGDAWLRRAQASFAAEPGFSVYAQATRIVEARVAARLSADERERAGRLADHLLATVPGSLAAAVSTGTVSATAS